Proteins co-encoded in one Ziziphus jujuba cultivar Dongzao chromosome 9, ASM3175591v1 genomic window:
- the LOC107411261 gene encoding polyadenylate-binding protein RBP47: MAAQQTNGTDLNANQQQPQQAQQQWSQNQQQQQQWMAMQYPAAAMVMMQQQMMMYPQHYIPYGHHHYQQQQQPPPYHLPKQHSLPHKQDEIRTIWVGDLHHWMDESYLHGCFAHTGQVFSVKVIRNKQTGQPEGYGFVEFYSRAAAEKVLQSYNGTTMPSTEQPFRLNWATFSVGDRRTEAGSDLSIFVGDLAADVTDTMLQETFATRYSSVKAAKVVIDSNTGRSKGYGFVRFSDENERSRAMTEMNGVYCSSRPMRIGVATPKKSSGYQQQQYSSQAVVLAGGHISNGAVAQGSQSGGESNNTTIFVGGLDSDATDEDLRQPFSQFGEVVSVKIPAGKACGFVQFAERKNAENAMQMLNGKVIGKQSVRLSWGRTPGNKQWRDSSNQWNGAHYGGGYGYGVPQHQDLGMHAAAATAAVNGAS; encoded by the exons ATGGCTGCCCAGCAAACGAACGGGACCGATCTGAATGCGAATCAACAACAGCCTCAGCAGGCTCAGCAGCAATGGAGTCAGaaccagcagcagcagcagcaatgGATGGCCATGCAGTACCCGGCGGCTGCCATGGTTATGATGCAGCAGCAGATGATGATGTACCCTCAGCACTATATCCCTTACGGTCACCACCATTATCAACAACAACAGCAGCCTCCTCCTTATCACCTCCCCAAGCAACACTCTCTGCCCCATAAGCAGGACGAGATCAGAACGATCTGGGTTGGTGATCTTCACCATTGGATGGATGAGTCTTATCTCCATGGATGCTTTGCTCACACTGGCCAG gttTTCTCAGTGAAAGTCATACGCAATAAGCAAACTGGTCAGCCAGAAGGATATGGATTTGTAGAGTTTTATTCACGTGCAGCAGCTGAGAAAGTTTTACAGAGCTATAATGGTACTACCATGCCAAGCACAGAGCAGCCCTTCCGTTTAAATTGGGCAACTTTCAGTGTGGGTGATAGGCGGACAGAGGCTGGTTCTGATTTGTCCATATTTGTTGGAGATTTGGCAGCAGATGTGACTGATACAATGTTGCAGGAAACCTTTGCTACTAGATACTCATCTGTTAAAGCTGCCAAAGTTGTTATTGATTCAAATACCGGTCGTTCAAAAGGTTATGGTTTTGTTAGGTTTAGTGATGAAAATGAGAGGTCAAGGGCCATGACTGAAATGAATGGGGTATACTGTTCAAGCAGACCAATGCGTATAGGTGTTGCAACCCCAAAAAAGTCATCTGGATATCAACAACAACAGTATAGTTCACAAG CTGTGGTATTGGCTGGTGGACATATATCAAATGGTGCTGTAGCCCAAGGTTCCCAATCTGGTGGCGAGTCAAATAATACAACC ATCTTTGTTGGAGGGCTTGATTCTGATGCCACTGATGAAGACCTGAGGCAGCCTTTTTCTCAGTTTGGTGAAGTCGTTTCTGTGAAAATACCAGCAGGAAAAGCATGTGGCTTTGTACAGTTTGCGGAAAG AAAGAATGCTGAGAATGCAATGCAGATGCTGAATGGGAAAGTTATTGGTAAGCAATCAGTTCGTCTTTCATGGGGTCGTACGCCAGGGAACAAGCAG TGGCGGGATTCAAGTAACCAGTGGAATGGAGCACATTATGGTGGTGGATATGGATATGGTGTGCCACAGCATCAGGATTTGGGTATGCATGCTGCTGCAGCTACAGCTGCAGTTAACGGGGCTTCTTGA
- the LOC107411223 gene encoding uncharacterized protein LOC107411223, whose product MADDPCSFTKELFLLKAPKKSPLVLRMIVLVFVMVCGVYICTICLKQISTRTNTGLFTVQTIEKPCPEPNVEQSEAPYLHYPNPTSYSRAECACNPVRYFAILSMQRSGSGWFETLLNNHTNISSNGEIFSVKVRRSNMSTIGETLDRIYNLDWLSSASKNECTAAVGLKWMLNQGVMQHHEEIVEYFKQRGVSAIFLFRRNLLRRMISVLANSYDRDAKPLNGTHKSHVHSPKEAEILAKYKPIINATLLIANLRQVEETTTKALEYFKSTRHILIYYEDVLKNRTKLIDVQDFLKVPRKDLKSRQVKIHKGPLSNQIENWGDIQKTLKGTPYESFLHADYRRR is encoded by the exons ATGGCGGACGATCCTTGTTCCTTCACCAAG gaactttttcttttaaaggcTCCCAAGAAATCTCCTCTGGTGTTGAGGATGATCGTCTTGGTGTTTGTAATGGTCTGTGGAGTATATATATGCACGATTTGTCTGAAGCAAATTAGTACGCGAACCAATACTGGACTGTTTACTGTCCAGACGATTGAAAAGCCATGTCCTGAACCAAATGTTGAACAGTCAGAAGCTCCTTATTTGCATTACCCTAATCCCACATCTTATAGCAG GGCTGAATGTGCATGCAATCCTGTTCGATATTTCGCCATTTTGTCGATGCAGAGGTCTGGAAGTGGGTGGTTCGAGACATTATTAAATAATCATACTAACATTAGTTCGAATGGGGAGATTTTCTCTGTCAAAGTAAGGAGAAGTAATATGTCAACTATTGGGGAGACTTTGGATAGAATTTACAATCTAGACTGGCTTAGTAGTGCCTCAAAGAATGAGTGCACAGCTGCAGTTGGCTTAAAGTGGATGCTTAATCAG GGTGTGATGCAGCATCATGAAGAAATTGTAGAATATTTCAAGCAACGGGGTGTCTCTGCTATCTTTCTCTTTCGGAGAAATCTTTTGCGCAGGATGATTTCAGTACTTGCAAATTCTTATGATAGAGATGCCAAGCCATTGAATGGGACTCACAAGTCTCATGTACATTCTCCAAAagag GCGGAGATACTTGCAAAATACAAGCCTATCATCAATGCAACATTGCTGATAGCCAACCTGAGGCAAGTAGAAGAAACTACTACAAAAGCTTTGGAGTACTTTAAGAGCACCCGGCATATTCTCATTTACTACGAGGATGTACTTAAAAACCGCACC AAACTGATAGATGTTCAAGATTTTCTAAAGGTTCCACGGAAAGATTTAAAGAGTCGCCAGGTGAAGATACATAAAGGTCCCCTGTCTAACCAGATTGAGAATTGGGGTGATATCCAAAAGACGCTCAAGGGAACACCATATGAAAGCTTCCTTCATGCAGATTATCGAAGAAGATAA